The DNA region GGCCGCGAGCTGAACCGAGATCGCGTGGCTGACTCCGCGCTGCGTCAACAGGGACACTGCCTCGGGGTTGGCCGGCGGTAGCACGAGTTCTGCAAAGGTGTACAGCACCTCCTGGGTTTCGCCGCGGCCCAGGTAATCGACGCTTTTCAGGAAGCCCTGCTCGATCAGCTGCTTGTGGGCGGGATCGAGCGTGCGGCGGATCCGGAAGGCGCGGTCATCCAAGATACCGAGGTGCTGGCCCCACGCCCGGAGGCTGACTTGGTAGCTGCCGACCGACGTTTGATCGTGGGGATGCCGCTGTTCGCTCAGGACGCGGAACAGCAGGCGGGGCAGCGGCTGGGAGAGCTTGCGCAGGAACTGCAGGTCGAGCGGCCGGATGAAGCCGCCGCGGATGCTGGCGGTGAGGTCACTGTCCAGCGTGATCTCAAGCAGGGAATCGGCCTTGAGTTCTTTGAACGCGTCGGGCTGACGATCCTTATCGACGACCACGAACTTCATGACCAGGCTGGTGTTGATGCTGCGGTACTGGTAGTGCTCGTTGTCGTACCAGCTGTCGGTAATTCTGTAGATGGTGCCCTGGAACCGCTGCAAGCTTTCCGCGAGAGAGCTGTAATGGAAGCCCGAGTCTGCAAGACTCGAGTACTGCAGCAGGTTGTAGCTGGTGGTGCGCAGCACGCCGCTGATAGGCATACCAGCAGCGATATAGGCGTTCACGAGGCCGAGCAAGATATCGTTATCCATACCGTGCGGCACGACGTCGTGGCGGGGCGCAGTGCATTCCACGCGGATCGTGGTGCCCAATTCATCCGAAGAGACGAATTCCTTGGTCCAGGAAGTCTGGGTCTTGGGCACACGATTATTGGCTAATACCAGGGAAAGCCGGGCGAGGTTGCGCTCGTCATGTCCATTGACAGAGCGTGGCTGCCTCACCGGTTTCGACATGTGAACATGGTACCCCACGTGCTCTTGGGCTGGCCAAGCATCGTGTTGTTGATCAATATCTTTAAAGAAAAAGAATAAAAAAGAATGATGAATCATCATCAGGAGCGCCACCTTTGTACGTGTGGGACGGCACTCGTTCCCTGAATCATCCAAAGTCACGGGGTCAAACATCCAAAGTCACGGGGTCCAGGGAGTCAAATCATCCAAAGTCACGGGGTGGACTGGCTGTGGAATCATCCAAAGTCACGGGGTCAAACATCCAAAGTCACGGGGTCCAGGGAGTCAAATCATCCAAAGTCACGGGGTGGACTGGCTGTGGAATCATCCAAAGTCACGGGGTCAAACATCCAGAGTCACGGGGTCCAGGGAGTCAAATCATCCAAAGTCACGGTGTGGACTGACTGCGGAACCTCTCAAAGTCACGGGGTATCAGACCTCAATCATCCAAAGTCACGGGGTGTGATGGACCTGCTGTGGGTTTGCGTCAGTCACCTGCTCAGCTACTCCGGTTTCGCTGAGGTTCACTTGCCAGAACTGATCGGAAAGAATGCTTGGATGAAACCCAGAACCTCGTGTCCCAGGAGACGCAAGGCGACCCAGCGCTCCTTGACGGTTGGAAGTTGGGCGGCGTACCTGAACTCGTCGGAAGCCACAGGCACCACCCTCACGCCTGCGCGGGAAAACAACAGCACACCGCGACGAAGGTGCAAAGGGGACGAGACGAGGAGCATCGTTTTCCAGCCTTGCTGATGGGCCAGGGCTGTCACACGCATCGCTTCCTGCCTCGTATCCTTCGCATGCTCCAGCACAAACACCTGGGGTTTCCGGAGTTCTCCCGCTGCCTTGAGCTTGCCGTCGATGTATTCCTTTTGAATTTCTCGCATCGTCGGGCATCCGGGAGGTCTGACGGGATCGGCGTCGGTGACGGTCAGGGCTGACGAGTAGCCCGCCTGAAACAGGGCGAGCCCTTTGTTGATTCGGACTGCACCGACTTTGTCCGGCTCGCGGTCATCGCAGTTGATGTCCGAGCCCAGGATGACGATGACGTCGGCCTGTTCCGGCGGCATGCTGATTTCGAACGCCTTGAGCGCCAAAGGGAACAGCGGGGTGAACAGGAATGCCGTGGACAGACCGCCCAAGGCCGTGACCGCGAAAGTAATTGACAAGGCTTTGCCCATGGGTCTCCACTCGAGCGTCAGTTCTGGCAGGTTAAGCGGTGGAGTGGCCGCCAGTGACTGACGGTCAGCCCGATGCCGCCGATTCCCGCTGAGCGATCGAAACGGACAGGCCCTGCTTCAGGAGCGCGGATCGACGTCAGTCACGACACGCTTGGCGAGTGGAACGTCAACTTCTCGCCGCTCATCGCTGACAAGCTGCGTCACCGGGAACAGAAGCATTGCTCTCGCCGTGCCAAGAGGGGGTTTCGTGGCGCACCCTAATAGCCTCGAACTCTTGACCGACCGCTTGGTGCCCTGAACGCGTATTTCCAGTGATTCGCCCTTCCTCTCCCGTCCCTCACAGGCCCCGCGTCCCTTCTGATCCCTTCCCGTGCTGTCTGAGATCAGGTGCTACTACAGTCGGAGCTGGTGCGGGAACGCCCAGAGCGCGGCAAGAAATCGCCTCATCGTAGCGTAGCGGGTGTGTCCGAGCTGAGGTCAGTGGAGCGCAGGGGGGTCACCACGACCCCCGGCAGGAGGAAGAGCCACAACGCTCAGCCGGCCACGCCGATCCTGGGCACGGCCGACCACGTGACCATCGGCCAGCCCCGCTGATATAGCCGCGCGAGATGGTCAGGCGAGACCACGGGCCTCAAACAAAATTCACGTTACAAAAAGATTGTCACAAATCTTTTATTTGTAGAGTTCGCCCCCTGGAGACCAGGAGATGCCATGAATATGAATTGCTGGGCTGTTTTCGTCATCACCTTCGTCATGCTCCCCACCGCCCAGTCCATCCCCGAAGGCACTCTGATTGCCCCCACGATCACCGCGGTGCCGTCAATTGAGCCTGAGGGCGTGCCCGGCTTCACCCTGGCGATGGTGATGACTGCCCAGGTGCCGCAGACCCGGGCCCACCTTTCCGCGAAGCCGCCGATCACGGAACCGTCGGCCAGGTGATGCCATGGAGCGCCAGCCTCTGCTCCGCATGGCCGCGCTCTGCCCAGGTGTGTTCGGCACTCCGGGCACCCGGCTGACGCAGGGCGATGCCTCTGCCGGAATGCGCCAGCGGGTCTGGCTCGGCCTGCATACGTCGGGCGCGCTACACCTGAAGATCCGCGACGCGTGTAGCGCACCCCTCCGGTGGCGCCATGGTCCATCTCGCCGCACTTCGGCGACGGAACTGTCTCGAGGACATGGGCGAAATCCCGAAGGGCGCTCAGGATCTGGAAGAGACTGGCGAACGCTTGCTGGCCACCCGACTGCAGGAGGGCCAGAGAGCTGGCCTCCAGTGAAACCCCCTGTGGTGGCCAGGACCAGGGTGAGGTGTTCCGGGCGGAAACGAAGATGCGAACGGATACACATCGCGTGATGGACGGACAGCTCGCGTTACAGGAACGTGCACCAGACAGCATTGAGGGGAAAGGAGGACCAGGCCATGCTGCAGGTTTTGCTCTTCGGCGTCTTTCAGGCGCAGGACACCGCTGGCCGTCCGCTCGCACTGGAAAGCCAGCGGGCGCGCGAGCTCCTGAGTTTCCTCCTGCTGCACCCGCACCAGCCCCACTCGCGCGAGGTTCTGGCCAGCACCCTGTGGGGCGGCGAGGCCGGGATGGCGTCCACCGCGCAGTCGCTCAAGGGACTGCGTCAGGCGCTCTGGCACCTCCACTCGGCCCTGCCGCCCGGGCTGCACGCTGGCTTGCTGCACCTCACGGGCGACCGGGTGGAATTGCGCTCCCACCCCAACCTGAGCTGCGACGCCCTGACCTTCGAGGGGACAGTGCGTGCCCTGCAGGGCCGAACCGGGCCAGACCTGACCCCAGCGGAGGCGTGGGCGCTTCGGGCCGCGGTGGCGCTGTACCGGGGTGATCTCCTTGAAGGCTGGATGGCGGACTGGTGCCTGGCCGAGCGCGAGCGACTGCAAAACCTGCATCTGGCGGCGCTGGAGAAGCTAACCGACCACTGCGAAGCTTACGGGGACTGGGAGGGTGGACTGCACTACGCCGGACGCCTCCTGGCCTTTGACCGGGCCAGCGAGGACACCCACCGCCGGGTCATGCGGCTTCACTTCCGCTCGGGACACCGGACCGCCGCCCTGCGCCAGTTCGCCCTCTGCGAACTCGCCCTGCGCGAGGAACTGGGTGTACGGCCCTCGCACGCCACGCTCGCCCTGTACGAGGGCATCCGCGACGACCAGCCGCTGGAGACGGCTTCCGGACCGCCAACTGTCGGGCTGACCACACCAGACTCGGCCCTGGAACTCCTCAACGAGTTGCGTGCGGCCGTGCGTGAGCTGCGGAACCTGCTGGCCGATGGGGGACGCCTGCGCGAGGAGCCCTGAGTTCCTCCCCGGCGAGACAGCACCGAGACGCCCCCGAGACGGCCCCCACGGACGATGGGGGCGGGCGTTCCCCTTTCACAGTTGCGAGGTGCTCATGTTTGACAGCGCGCAGTCGTTCGTCATCAAGATCTGGCTGGAGCCGGGGGGCAGCCCGGTCGGGCGCTTGCCGTGGCGAGGCCAGATTACCCATCTGCCGAGCCGCGAGAGCCGGGCCGTCCGGCGCCTTGATGACATCACCGTGGTCATCGCCGGAGCCCTGGAGCGCTCGGGGGCTGACCCCGGCTGGCACTGGCGCTGGGGCCGTCACTGGAGAACCTGGACCGGCCGACCCCTTCCCTGAGGTCCGGCCTGACACCCACCACACCTCCAAGGAGGGGTCATGACCACCGCACCGTTCACTGGCGAGCCGCAGACCTTTTACCCGCACCTGCGGGAGATGCTCAGTCCCAGCTTCGCCCACCTCTCGGACGCGGAGCTGGAGTCGGCCTTCGAATCGGCCTTCGGCGAGGGCGTGACCCCCGCCGAGTACGAGGAATTCTTCGGTGGCCTGGGCCGCGCGCTGAGCGGCGCGGCCCGGGATGTTGGCCGCTTTGCCCAGCGGGCCGCCCCCATTGCGGGGAGCGTTCTCTCAGGCGCGGCCCAGGGCGCCCTGGCCGGCTCGGCACTGGGACCCTGGGGTGCCCTGGGCGGAGCCATTGCGGGCGGTGTCGGCTCGGGGCTCGCGCAGCACGGTCCCCGGGGAGCGCGCGGCGTGGGCCAGGCGATCAGCGGCGTGGTGAACACCGCCGGGACGCTGACCGGACGCGGCGGGATGGCGGGTGGGGCGATGGGCGCCCTGAGCAGTCTGCTGGGGAGCGGTGGACGTGGGAGCGGAGCGGCCAGCACCCTGATGAACGTGCTGAGCCGTCCCGAAACCCAGCGGGCGTTGCAGGCGTTGATGGGCGGCCAGAACCGCGCAATCCCGCTGGGGGTGGGGCGCACACCCGTTCCCGCAAGTGCCTTTGCTGGCCTGCTCGGCGCGCTGGGCCGCGAAGCGGAGGCCGAGATCTCCTGGGGCTCCGGCGAGTCTCTGGACAGCCCTCCCGCCTACCTGATGAACAGCGCCGGCCAGTTTGTGGTCGACCCCAATGACCCCGATGGCCGCGCCGCGCGGCTGCTCCAGATGCTCCGGGCCTCGCCGCCCATGTTGCGCCAGCGCCCCGCTCCATTCATGGAGGCGCAGGACGAGGCCTATGACGAGGCGTTCGATGAGGACGAGGCCTACGACGACAGTGAGGCCCTCGACTTCGAGCTGTGGGAGTTCGATGAGGCCCACCCGGTCTGGGGAGGCTGAGCACCGTGAACGACGCGCTGCTTGAAGCGCTTCGCCAGCAGGCGGCCGGGGGCGGGGGCCTGGAAGGTGCCCTGGCCGGGATGGCCGGGGACGACCCGGCGCTCGGGCTGCTCTCACAGATGCTCGCGCAGCGGGAGCAGACGCTCACCCAGGACCTGGAGACGCAGCAGCGGGAAGAGGAGCGGCTGGCGGCCCTGGCCCGCGCTGGGGAGGAGGCCAGGCAACTGGATGAACTGCGGCAACTGGAAGAGGAGCGGCGGCAGACGCAGCGCCGCGTCCGTCTGGAACGGCTGCGCTTGCGGCTGGAGGAACTGGAGGACGAACTCGCCGGATGCCACGCGCTGCTGGACGGCCTCGCACTGGCGCTGGGAGCCTGTCCGAGCTGCTGGGGCGAGGATCCCGGGTGCCGTCTGTGCCGGGGCAGGGGACAGCCCGGCTTCGTGCGGCCAGAGGCGGCGGCCTTCCGGCGGCTGGTGGCACCCGCGCTGGAGGCGGCCTCATTCCCCATTGATCACAGGCCATTCGCGGGCTGTGAGACGCCCGAGCTCGAAAGGAGACCGCTATGACCATGTACACCGATGACATCGACTCTTACCTCGACAGCTTTGAATTCGACGAGTCCGACGAGCGTGCCCGGTCACGGGGGCGGCGCAACCAGACTCCGGTGCGGACGCCTTCGTCGCAGAGCAGCTTCCAGCCTCGCCCCTCGTCCAATACCGTCACCCAGGCGCAGCTCCAGGCCGCCGTGCGGACCCTCGACGGCAAGATCACCACGCTGGCCGGCAGCGTCAAGACGCTGGAAACCCGCACCAGCTCGGTCGCCGCCGAGCAGGACCGAATGGCCGCCGCCCTGCGCAAGGAGATGGAGGAGCGCAAGAAGAGCAGCGACGGCATTCGCCGCGACCTCCAGCAGACCAAGACGCTGGCCGTGCTGCTGCCGATGATCTCGCAGAAGACCGAGGATGTGGTTCGGGCCGACGGCACCACTGCCAAGGTGGTCACCCAGCCCAGTGACAGCCTGAGTTCGATCCTGCCATTCATGCTGCTCATGGGCGGGAACTCGGGCGACAGCTCGTCGGGTGGGGGCCTGCTGGGCGGCGACAGCTCGAGCACCCTGTTGCTCGCGGTGCTGCTCACGCGCCGCTAAACGGCTCACAAGTGATGGAGGAATGTCATGACTAATCCTTCCGGTGCTGGGGGAGGCTTCGGACGCACATTGCAAGAACTTTTCACCGTGAATCCGGTGCAGGGACAGGGGCCAGCACCCACACTTGCTGGGGAGGCATTGATCGAGGTGCCCGATCTCACCGGTATGGAGCAGGCTGAGGCCGAGCAACTTCTCCGCGAACGTCGGCTAAGCTCAAGAATTCGGCCTCTAACCGCCGATGGCGATCCGGGCACAGTCAAGCACCAGGCTCCCAAAGCAGGCGAGGTCGCAACCGCAGGCACTCAGGTCACGCTTTACGTCATCAAAGCCCGGGAACTCAGTGATCTTGAGAAGATTCGGAAAGTCTTCGATGATGCAAAAGTTCTCACGGCAGATAATTTCGTTCAGGCCATGGATGACAACGAGGATTTTCAGAAGTACGTCGCAACGGTGAAGGTTGCCTACGACGCCCTACTCAAGAAGATCGAGGGCCTGGTGACGCAGCAGGATGCGAACAACGCTTTACAGAACCTGACCACCAAAGCGGACCTCCAGAGCGCTACCGGGGCCCTGGAACGGGAGGATGTCGCCAGCAGGCGGTTCGAGGAACTCAAGCGCCTGATCCAGGCGAATAGCGGTGGGGATGGGCCCAACCCCACCAGCAGCAAGGCCAAAACCTAGCCGTTGTTCTGTCTGGGACGGCGGCCTGAAACTCACGGCTGGCCGCTCCTTTTTCCGAGGCGCCCATGGACCCCGAGCTGTACGAACTTCTTGAGGAGGGTGACCCCGGGGACGAGGTCGCGGTGGTCATGCGCCTGCTCGACCCTGCGCGTCCCCCTGCCGGAACGCGCGTGGTCGCCTCCTTCGGGGAGATCGTCACGGCACGGGTGCAGCGCGACAGCATCCCCGAAGTGTGGCGTGATCCGCGGGTCGACAGCCTTAAGGCGCCCCGTGGCCTCAGCGCGGATCTGGAACCCTCTCCGATTCTGCATGACCTGAACGAGGATCTGACCTCCACTCCCAGCGACACCCGGCGCCCACCCGGGCTGGGTGTCACTGGGCGAGGGGTGGTGATCGGCGTCATCGACTGGGGCTGCGATTTCGCGCACCCGGACTTCCGCCACCCGGATGGCAGCACCCGCCTGCTCGCCCTGTGGGATCAGCGTCTGCGCGGCGAGATGGACACGTCGCCCTACGGCTACGGCCGGATCTTCGCTGCGGAGCGGATCAACGCGGCCCTGCAAAGTCCCGACCCCTACGCAGCCTTGGACTACCACCCTGCCGACGCGGACCCTGGCCTGGGCGCCCACGGCACGCATACGCTGGGCATCGCGGGCGGCAACGGCCGGGGCGGCGGTCCCACGGGGGTGGCGCCTGGGGCTGATCTGGTGTTCGTCCATATGGGGGCCCGGGAAGGGCCGGACGCGGTGCCGCTGGGCAACTCGGTTGAGCTGCTGGAGGGGCTGGACCTGATCTCACGGATCGCGGCGGGGCGGCCCTGCGCGGTCAACCTGAGCCTGGGGCGGCACGCAGGTGAAAAGACGGGGCGCAGCCTGGTCGAACGGGCGCTGGATGCCTGGGTGTCGCTGGCCCCGGGCCGTGCCATCGGCCAGAGCTGCGGCAACTACTTCGAGCGCCGCACCCACACCGAGTGGACCCTGCGTCCCGGCGGAAGGCACCGCTTCGAGATCCGGGTCAATCCCGGCGACCGCAGTCCCAACGAACTTGACCTGTGGTACCCGGGCCGTGACCGTCTGGGCGTGGAGGTCTGCTCGGCGGACGGCCGCTTCCGGGTGCAGGCAGCGCGGGGCGAGCGGGCCACGGCGCAGCTGGAGGGCCGCGAAGTGGTGCGCCTCTACCACCGCGCCTTTGACCCCAACAACGGGGATCATCAGGTCAGCGTGCGTTTCGAGGTCGTGCCAGGCGTCACCTCCTGGGAGGTCACCCTGACCGGTGAGGACGTGCAGGACGGCCGCGTCCACGCCTGGATCGAGCGCGACAGTGCCTGCGGGAGCTGCCAGTCGCGCTTTCCCCGGGAGGAGGCAGATGCCCAGGTCACCCTAGGCACCATCTGCACGGGGTACCGCACCCTGGCAGTGGGTGCCTACGACCCTCACCGCGAGGACCGGCCGCTGGGCCGCTTCTCCAGCAGCGGCCCCACCCGCGATGGGCGGCCCAAGCCTGACCTGATCGCCCCCGGCGTGATGATCCTGGCCCCCCGCTCACGGGCGCGAGACGGGGGTGAGGACCGGCTCTACACCCGCATGTCCGGCACCAGCATGGCTGCGCCGCACATCACCGGCACGCTTGCCCTGATGTTCGAGGCCGCCGGGGAACCGCTCGATATCGTCAGGACCCGGCGCCTGCTGCTCGCCAGTTGTGAGCCCGCCGGGCCTGAACTGGACCCCGCCCGCGTCGGCAGCGGCTACCTGGACACCCTGCGGGCGGTGCAGGCGGCGCAGTCCGGCCACGTTGTCCCACCGTCCCTGAGAGAGGAGGCCAGGCCCATGTCCGATTTCATCGCCCTGCCCGAAGACCTTCCACCCGAAGAGGCGCCGGCCGAACCTCTCCCAGATGTCGTGAGCGGCCTGCCCGACGACGAAACTCTCAGAGAGGAGGCCTTCTACTCCGACGCGGCTTCCCCGCACATGGCGCTGGAGTCCGCCCCTATGCCCGAAGGCGAGGACGAGTCCTTCGCCTCCGATGTGGACCCGGACCTGACCGCCCTGGAATTCGCCTCTGCCCCGGAGACAGAGACCGAAGCGTTCTCCCAGGCAAGAATGGACCGGGCCACCGACCGGGACCAGCCGGCGGGCCTGCGCTTTCTGGAGCAGTTCGAGGCCGGGCTGGACCGGGATCACCCCCCCTCGGCGGCGCAGGTGCTGCGGGAGGCAGCCTGCCTGCCCCAGGCCGCCAACTCCTGGAGCGGCCCGCTGCGGCCGCACGAGGTCTGGCAGGCCTACGGCGCGGGGGAGTTCCCGGCCGTCCGCGCGGCGATGGACCCGGCGCTGACGCTGGTCGGGGCCCCGGGCGGGACGCTGCCGGGGCTTGAGCCGGGCGATCTCCTGGTGCAGCGAGCAGGCGGCAGCCCCTTCACCACGGTATCGGTGGTGCGCGCCCCGGGAGTGGGCTCCGCGCCAGTCTGGCGTGTGGCCGGTGGAGACGTGCGCCCCACCCAGGGATGGGCGCTCGACGGTGCGGGGCGGGTGGGCGCCAACACGGTCGTGCTGCGGCCCCACGCCGCGCCGCCGGCCTTCGCTGACACCACGGACGCCGCTGAGGTTGCCGGACGCTGCCCCGAGGTCACCGTGGCCCCCGCCGACCGCCCCCGGCTCCTTACCCGCGGCTCGGTCCACCCCGCCGTGCGCGAGGTGCAGCGGAAACTGAGTGCCTTTCACCTGGCCCAGCTCCTGCGCGGCCAGCCGGGTCTGCCGGGCGCACCGCTCACCGAGGACTGCGTCTACGGCGCCCTCACCCAGGGGGCCGTGCTGGAATTCCAGCGCCAGGTCTTCCCTGGCCTGAACGCCGAACACGACGGCAAGGTCGGCGCCCGTACCTGGGCCCAACTCGACGCGGTGGTCCTGCTGCCCGGCGCGGCGCCACTGGCCGCGCTGACGGTGGAGGGGCTCGACCTGCTCGACGACGGCCTGACCCGGCCGCTGACCTGGGACGACGTGATCGGGCTGGATGTAATCCGGGCCAACGTCCGCCTGACGGTGTCTGGCCTGCCCCAGGCGGTGCTGCCTGCCGAGATGGACGTGGTGGTGTCGAGCCGCCCGCCCAACCGCGACGCGGGGACCGCCACGCTGGACGCGGGGGTAACGCTGCGCCTGCCGCGCGTCTCCTCCGAACCCGGCGGGCGGGCGCGCTACGGGCTCTCGCGTGCTCCTGGCGATCTGGGCGCCTTCCTGGCCGTGGAAACCCTCCGCAAGGAGGTGACGACGCTGGTCCGGCAGCCGGATCACCTGGGGCCGGGCACCAGCGACGCGGCTTTCCGGGACACGCTGGGCTGGGCGCCACGCGGACGGGCCACCCTCCCGAACAGCCGCAGCGGCACCACGGGCGATCCGGCAGGCGAGGTGCCTGACGCCCGCAAGCTCTTCCTGGCCGCGGGTGTGGAGGTGCTGGAGGTCATGGCCCTGCCGCTGCCGGGCGTCCAGGTGTCCGTACCGCCCGCACGGGCTTTGATCCGGAGTCCCGCTGACGTGGTGTATTACTCCGGCCACGGCTCCAGCGCGCACAACTGCCTGCTGTTTGAGGGCATCTCGCGCGAGGAGTCGTGCTGGCTGAAACCTGCCGAGCTGGTGCCGCACTGGCGCAGCCCGCTGGACCTCGACGTGCTGATCCTGGCGGGCTGTTCGGTGCTGCGGGTGGACTTTCCCACCTTCGGCGATCCGGGCGGCAACGGACTCGCCTGGGCGCGGCTGCTCACCACCCACGGCGGCCCGCTGCGGGCGATCCTGGGCTACGGTGGCGGGGCTCCGGCCGATGCGAGAGGTGGCGACGACATCGCCCGGGCGATGGCCGCCCGGATGGCGGCCGGATCACGCGACTTCGCTCGCGACTGGCTGGAGGTAAACGAGGCCGCCCGGGCCTGGAACGCTGTCGCCATCGACACCCGGGGCTACTGGGACTTCACGACCTTCCACAACATCCGCGGACCGCGGCCGCTGCCCTCGGGGGCCGGGGAGAGCGTCCTGCCGGGAGACGCCGAGGCGGGCGAGAGCGCCGACCTGCCCGACGCCTTCTTTGCCGGAGTGCGTGAGGTCGCGGCTGCCATCGGCGCCCAGCCGCTGCATCTCCTGCAGGTGATGATGGCCGAGAGCGGCATCCGCCCGGCCGCCCACAATCCGCATGGCCACGCCAGCGGCCTGATCCAGTTCATGCCCGCCACCCTGGTGCGCCTGGGCTGGACGGCGGGCCACGAGGCTTTCCGGCAGCTGGGGGCCGTGGAGCAACTCCCCTTCGTGCTGCGCTTCTACCGGCCGTACCGGGCAGCGGGACTGACCTCCACCGCCCGGCTGTACCAGGCGACCTTCCTGCCCGTAACCCTGGCGCTGGGTTCGGACCCGGACACCGTGCTCGCCGGACGCGAGGGTCCCTACCCCGCTGCCTATGCCGGAAACCGTGGCCTGGACCGCCGGGGCGACGGCACCATCCGGGTCTCTGACCTGACGGCGGCAGTGGACCGGCAATGCCGGGGCCCTCGCTGGGAAGAGGCCCGCGCCCGGCTGGAGGGAACCTCACCGCTGCCCGTCCCGCCGTACCCGCCCAGCCCCACACCACCGGGCCCCACTCCTCCCAGCCCTGGCGGGCGGCCCACCCTGCGCGTCGGTGCCCGGGGCGAGGCGGTGCGGGACGCCCAGCGGCAGCTCAATGCCGTTCACGCCCGCCTGATGGCCTCCGGACAGCCGGGGCTGCCCGGCGCTCCCCTCGTGGAGGACGGCTCTTTCGGTCCCCGAACCCGCGCGGCCGTCGTCGCCTTCCAGCAGCGTGCCTTTCCCGGTCAGCCGCGCGAGCATGATGGGGTGATTGGGCCCCGCACCTGGACGCAGCTCGACATCTGGGCGGGTGGGTCCGCACCGGGTCCGGTGCCGCCCATCCCGGATCCTCCCCAGCCTGGCCCACCTGCCCCGAACACCCCCTGGTCCATCCTGAGAACGGACGCTGTGCGGATTGCGCTGGAAGAATATGCCCGCTGGCACCCCGGCGGGACGGCGCATACGGAAACTGACCCGGCGATGCGCCCGGTGCTGCGCGGGTACTGGATGGAGGGCGTGGGGTTGGGGGGCGCCGCCGCCGATCAGGCCATCGAGGGCCGCCTGGCCTGGAGCGCCGCCTTCATCTCCTGGGTGATGCGCCGGGCGGGGGCAGGGCCGCTCTTCAGCTATGCCTCGGGCCACACCGTCTACTGCGCCGCCGCCAAACGCAACCGCACGGCGGGTGACCTCAGCAATCCCTTCTGGCTTTACCGCATCACCGAGCGGGCGCCCGAGGTGGGTGACCTCGTCTGCACCGGGCGCCAGGACAGTGGTGTGACCTACGACAACGTGGACGACGGCCAGTTCCGCGCTTCCCACTGTGACGTGGTGGTGGAGGTGACGCCCGGGCGACTCGGCGTGATCGGCGGCAACGTGGGCGACACGGTGGGGCGCAAGGTGCTGCGGATCGGCGCGGATGGCCGGATGCTCACGGACGGCGGGCAGCGCCAGTATTTCGCGGTGCTGCGGGTCCGCACCGACCACCGCCAGGAATAGGACCGCCCGAGCCACAGGAGGCCACATGACCGCGTCCTTCGATTCCCCCACCCTCCCCTTAGCCCCCAATCTCTCAACCCGCGCGTCCCCGGGCCGGGAAGAGGTGCGGCACGTGCCAGGGCTGGAGAGTCACCAGGGCCCGGGGCCGGCCCTGATCCTGCGCTGGAACACCCTGGGCGTCACGGGGACGGTGGACGTGGTCCTGCACTTCCACGGCTTCTCGGGGCGCGGCGCGGCGATGAACCTCGTGAGCGACAAGGAGGCGGCCAGCGGTCTCGACTGGGGCGACCCGAGCGGGCTGGACCCGGCCCAGGGGCGGACCCGGCCCACGCTGGCCCTGCTGCCCCGCGGCCACTTCTACGGTGGGCGCACGGGGACCGGGTACGATTTCCCGGCCCTGATGCGGCCGGGCGGGTCGCGCGCGCTGATCGGCTGGAGCCTGACGCGTTTCGCGGCGCGCGTGGGGGTGCCCACGCTGACCCCTGGCCGGCTGATCCTCACGGCGCATTCGGGCGGGGGCGCGGCGCTGTGGCGGGTGCTGGATGACCTCAACCCGCATGAAGTTCACGTCTTCGACGCCCTCTACCAGAGCCCGGGCCCCCTGCTGCGCTGGGCAGCGCGGCGCATTGAGGCCGACGCGTCGGCCTCGGGAGATCTGGAAACCCACATGCGCGAGGATGGAGGCGCCTTGCGGGTGCTCTACACCGCGCATGGGGGCACCGCCGGAAACAGCCTGGAAGCCCGGCGGGGCCTCGACCGGCTGCTGGCGGCGCACCCGCAGCTC from Deinococcus humi includes:
- a CDS encoding DUF2272 domain-containing protein, coding for MDPELYELLEEGDPGDEVAVVMRLLDPARPPAGTRVVASFGEIVTARVQRDSIPEVWRDPRVDSLKAPRGLSADLEPSPILHDLNEDLTSTPSDTRRPPGLGVTGRGVVIGVIDWGCDFAHPDFRHPDGSTRLLALWDQRLRGEMDTSPYGYGRIFAAERINAALQSPDPYAALDYHPADADPGLGAHGTHTLGIAGGNGRGGGPTGVAPGADLVFVHMGAREGPDAVPLGNSVELLEGLDLISRIAAGRPCAVNLSLGRHAGEKTGRSLVERALDAWVSLAPGRAIGQSCGNYFERRTHTEWTLRPGGRHRFEIRVNPGDRSPNELDLWYPGRDRLGVEVCSADGRFRVQAARGERATAQLEGREVVRLYHRAFDPNNGDHQVSVRFEVVPGVTSWEVTLTGEDVQDGRVHAWIERDSACGSCQSRFPREEADAQVTLGTICTGYRTLAVGAYDPHREDRPLGRFSSSGPTRDGRPKPDLIAPGVMILAPRSRARDGGEDRLYTRMSGTSMAAPHITGTLALMFEAAGEPLDIVRTRRLLLASCEPAGPELDPARVGSGYLDTLRAVQAAQSGHVVPPSLREEARPMSDFIALPEDLPPEEAPAEPLPDVVSGLPDDETLREEAFYSDAASPHMALESAPMPEGEDESFASDVDPDLTALEFASAPETETEAFSQARMDRATDRDQPAGLRFLEQFEAGLDRDHPPSAAQVLREAACLPQAANSWSGPLRPHEVWQAYGAGEFPAVRAAMDPALTLVGAPGGTLPGLEPGDLLVQRAGGSPFTTVSVVRAPGVGSAPVWRVAGGDVRPTQGWALDGAGRVGANTVVLRPHAAPPAFADTTDAAEVAGRCPEVTVAPADRPRLLTRGSVHPAVREVQRKLSAFHLAQLLRGQPGLPGAPLTEDCVYGALTQGAVLEFQRQVFPGLNAEHDGKVGARTWAQLDAVVLLPGAAPLAALTVEGLDLLDDGLTRPLTWDDVIGLDVIRANVRLTVSGLPQAVLPAEMDVVVSSRPPNRDAGTATLDAGVTLRLPRVSSEPGGRARYGLSRAPGDLGAFLAVETLRKEVTTLVRQPDHLGPGTSDAAFRDTLGWAPRGRATLPNSRSGTTGDPAGEVPDARKLFLAAGVEVLEVMALPLPGVQVSVPPARALIRSPADVVYYSGHGSSAHNCLLFEGISREESCWLKPAELVPHWRSPLDLDVLILAGCSVLRVDFPTFGDPGGNGLAWARLLTTHGGPLRAILGYGGGAPADARGGDDIARAMAARMAAGSRDFARDWLEVNEAARAWNAVAIDTRGYWDFTTFHNIRGPRPLPSGAGESVLPGDAEAGESADLPDAFFAGVREVAAAIGAQPLHLLQVMMAESGIRPAAHNPHGHASGLIQFMPATLVRLGWTAGHEAFRQLGAVEQLPFVLRFYRPYRAAGLTSTARLYQATFLPVTLALGSDPDTVLAGREGPYPAAYAGNRGLDRRGDGTIRVSDLTAAVDRQCRGPRWEEARARLEGTSPLPVPPYPPSPTPPGPTPPSPGGRPTLRVGARGEAVRDAQRQLNAVHARLMASGQPGLPGAPLVEDGSFGPRTRAAVVAFQQRAFPGQPREHDGVIGPRTWTQLDIWAGGSAPGPVPPIPDPPQPGPPAPNTPWSILRTDAVRIALEEYARWHPGGTAHTETDPAMRPVLRGYWMEGVGLGGAAADQAIEGRLAWSAAFISWVMRRAGAGPLFSYASGHTVYCAAAKRNRTAGDLSNPFWLYRITERAPEVGDLVCTGRQDSGVTYDNVDDGQFRASHCDVVVEVTPGRLGVIGGNVGDTVGRKVLRIGADGRMLTDGGQRQYFAVLRVRTDHRQE